A stretch of DNA from Ochotona princeps isolate mOchPri1 chromosome 13, mOchPri1.hap1, whole genome shotgun sequence:
AGCAGTGGTACTAGAGGGTAAGACAAAGCAGTAACAAAGGTAGGAGGGAAGAAAGATTGAAGAGAAGAAGGCAAGAGAAGTACAGAGAAAGCTAGCCAGCCTGGCAGAAAGCATGATTCAGGATGCAGGAAGACCTGCACAAACTCTTCCCACAACAACAGTGAAAATGGAAAACCAACACATGTCCTATGATTCTCAGCAATAATTACATGAAGAGGGACACacactttctcaggcacattctcACACTGACACTACAGAACATGAACCTGGGTCTGCTCCCCTGTCTTTCCGTCACCACCCGTACATGtgggatttcaaaatcttttgcacTAAATGAACTTACCTCTTGATTCTAAACTCTATTTTTCCACAAACGTTTTGGAACTCCCTCACATGCACATGGCTCTGGGGTTGGGGGGGTGGTACACTTTCCCAGAGTAGACACATAAAGCCTCTAGGATCTCCAAACGTTTCAGCAGCTCCTACTTGTCAAGGTGTGTGCCTTACCCCACACACAGATGTGCAGAGACAAGCAGACCGAGAGGAAGAAAACCGCATTTCAGTTCTATTCAGAAGCAATCCGGATGCATCTTGAGGACGTAGCTGTATGGCTTGCCCCTTGCTCTTACACATTTTGGGGGCAACTTTCATGTTCCATTGTCAAGATCCCAGAAAGAATATTGAGATATGCTTGCCAGGGAATGTGAAACGTTAAAAGGGTAGCATCTCTACAAACGCAGCAGCTGAAAATTAGCTCTTCTCTCGTGGTAATATAAAGAAGGAGTAGTGTGAAGGCAGCCTGGGAGAGAGACCTTACTCTGCCACACACTGGATCTCCCAGATTCAAACCTGCCCCAACACATCCGCTTATGACCCAGCGTGGATGTGGAAGAGATGTCCACTTAGTAAGAGAAAATTACTGCAAAGCAGGTCATTACGAGTTGTGTTTATCTTTTAATCTTCCACAAGCTGGTGCATCAGCATTGTGGATCTGGAAAACAACACAATCCCCAACGTGGCGGGATTCCTAACCAAACCTGCAAAGGGGGCTGGCAATCAGCCCCACCACCTTCAAACCCTTGTCTCACTCATGAAGAACTGAAAAGGGACGCACAGGCCATGCTGTTCTCATGCACTGGGGGGACCCCACCAAAGAAGACCCTACGAATAGTCTTCCCAATCTAGGCTCCTCTTACTTCTCCTTTTGTGTTAGGACCGTGAAGTGCGACCTAAATGTCTAAAGAAGAAAACGGCAAAGTATATTTGAGTAAAGCAGTAAACTCTCATAATCCTATATGAGGACAGAGGAAATCAAACCATACTCAAGTTTATAGTTTGTGcttatacatttatgtataaaAGCTCTTGATTGGAGTTCCTAAGAAATATTGACCTTCAGCTCTGACTCCATTCACCTGAGCCACCATGCGCGACCGTGTGACCGCATGACCGGGGTCAGTAACTCCTAGGCTGGAATTCCTTTGAAGGCATGGACTCACGGCAGACAAAGCAGAGTGAAGGGGAGTAACTTCATTTAAACAAATGACATCTGAAGCTAATTAGGCAGGAGCCCAGGATACTCAGTGAGGGAATGAAGATACTGAAAAGCAGTCTTAGAAAAATAGTTCACTTTGTCGATGGCTTTCTTAAAATTTATCACAAGCATGACTAGGCAAACTTTGGCTAAATGGACATTTCCAACTAAAAGTGCCTGCTTACCATGCCTAAACACCAATGACAAACTTCACATTCATTTCTCCCCTAAATAAACTATTTAGTTTTAGTGAcctaatttaatttaaatttaaaatgtctttgaAATACAACCCAAAGAGAACCCAACGACAGGCTTTGTCTGTGGCCCTGATCACCAATCTACAAAAACGGTGCTTTCAGCTCAATAAAAGAATTCCAAGTCTCTCAAACAACTCATGCTCCCACTGACAACATTCTACACACGTTCAAAATCTGAAAACACAATTCGATATGCAATAAAAGGAAAAGTGTGCTTAGACAGGGACCAAAATCACTATTCCTCTACTATTTTTGGCTTGAGAAATTTGAAAACTTGCATGTGCAGATGCAAAATGCTTCAAGGATGTTTTTGGTGAAGCCACTCCTTGGTAGCAACATGCATGGGAAACTTTGCTTGCAGGGACTCGGAACGTGTTGCAAAGGCTTGATCACTGACACACCGAGAGGTATTAGGCACTTCGGAGGAAACTTTGGGTCCAACTCATGACCCAAATGATAGAGGACAAGAAGAGAAGGGCCAAATGCCACGTTCTCCTCCTCTTCTCGTCCTTccaatttactcttttttttcacTCTACAGAAAATCAGAAATAGCCCTCTAAAATGAATTCTCcccatagcaaaaaaaaaaaaaaaaaaaagaattccacttGCGAGCATGCGAGTATCCATTAGAGCATTGATTCTCCTAAGAGCTGCGCTGCCTTCTGCTTGCTCCAAGAGGAACACAAAGGCATCCACTCTCTAAGCCTTGAGATGTTCTATTCAAGAGCAAAGACCCTGGCCAGGAAAGAATCTGAAGGTTAGCCTCCAAAAAAAACAGAGCAGCATCCTTCAGCCTCTTCAGCCCTGGAGAAGGAATCCaccacttttattttaaaaggaaaaaaaaaagacagaaaaacccTCCTACAGTATGGAGGTAGCAGCTGCAGGGAAAGGAATTTGTCTCCTGGGAACTTTACTGATGTGAtccaaacaagcaaaaatatgaATGCCAGCTATGCAAACCATTATTCAGCCAACAGTAGCAACTCTGAGAATCCCTTCGGatgcaagcttcatttccttttgttAATCATCCCACCATCCTGGTGAAAAGAAATAAACTAGGCTTTTTCTTTAAATCATCGTACAGCTTCTCCATTTAAACTCCCCCTCCGTGGAAAGGACCTGATCTATCTTTCAGCACAATTTCCCTTGTTGATACAGGCAAACCAGGTCACTTTCTGGCAGATTAGCATACTTGCATTTTACTCCTTGATTCAATTCCTGGATAAGGGCatttacaaaggaaagaaagaaaaagaaacttcacACACAAATCAACCAAATACTGCTTATATGTCCACAGGAATATTGACATCATTTACAGATTTACTCCCAGTCTTCTTTCCTTGGTGCTGAGAGCCCTGTCAATGATCATTACTTATTAAACAGGCTGTCATTCCCTTCCACGCAACGTGGGAGCAGAGCACGGAGGGGCAGAAAGAATTACCCTGGGCTTGCTTTAAAGACCTCCAAAATGGAACACGAGAGAATCAATTGCAAAGAACATGAAATGTCCCCTCCATGTGCCATGCCTCCCCTTaaccacacaacacacacacacacacacacacaccacacacacgcacacacacacggttgGGAAGTACACCCACACTCCATTATTCATATAAAATGCTTCAgaggagaattttaaaaaatctgggaTGCTCAGGACAAACACCTATTTTTAATCCACTGACTGCGTTCCCACATCCCTCCACAGAACTCCAGCTGGATCAGCAGAGAGAAGCCCCTCAGCACCTCCTGGGAAATGTGCAGAAAGCACTGCCTCACCCTCACCAGGCGGAACCGGCAAGTTACCGGCTCTTCTGCCATTCTGCTTGGTGGCCCGTGCCTTCCGCCTTTCCTTCCAGTGTCCCACTGTACCCTCTAgccacccccacctcaccccaccccaccacccaaAGCAGTGTATGCAGGAAAACAAGGACTTTCCATCCCCAATCTTACTTACAAATACATTCAATTCTGTCGCAGGGGAGAAGGGAAGACCACAGGGTGAGGGCAATGAAAAATGAGCAGATGCCTGAGAGCCAGCAGGGTATCCTCCCAGCACTAAAGAGTTAAAGAGGCGCTTTCTGCCTCTCCTGGCCAGGTCAGGGCTGCGGGCAGAAGCCCCCAGCACAGACAGCCAGGCTTTGCAAAACTGCCTGGCACAGAACTTGAACTAACACGCCGGGGGTTTGTCCTAAATAACCTTCAGCCACACAGGCTGGTCCCCTATCCTGATTCCTAGAGGTACGAGGTCCCCGTGACTTGCAGAACATTAGAAAACTAGATGGGCTGCCAACAGTCCCCTCCATGCAGAATGCTGAGAAAGGACTACACACTTGCAACAAGGTGACGAGGGAGCTGTCAGTCAGGGGGAACCTGACTGGTCAGGGACTTGCACCCACTGACTGAGCGCAGGCTGACATGTTCTCTCCACAGTAGGGCAGGCCAGCTCCCACCTCCGAGGGCTCTGACCCAGCCCGCCTCAGGTTTCTTTCAGACACAGAGGGAACACGGGACGAGATGTACACCCCACCACCTTTAGGACGGGAACAAAAGCAACCActtagcagaaagaaaaaaaaaatcctcctctATCCTCAGAATCCTAGCTGTTCTGCAGGGCTGCTCCTTTATTTCCTCCGAGTTCAACTCACTCTCGGCAGCCACGGATGCCTTGCCCACGCCTTGAAACGTCCATGGCCACGCTGCAGGGGCAGGGGACCCTGAGCTCTCTCCCTATCCCCTCgcccccaccctgtcccctgGGCTTCTACTGAACCCTTCCCGTCACAGCCACAGTCAGGGTTGCTTTGCAGGCTGCATCTCCGGCTAGCATCCTCCCCTTCCTGCCAGCATCTCCATGAATGGTCACCCGCACCTGGCCCTAACTTCCCTTGGTGGCTTGGGGATAGTCCATCTGCACGTGCTTGTCTTGGGGCGGCCCGAAGAGCACGGAGCCTCTGGGAGAGGGCCTTTCCACCTAGCCTCCCAGCCAGTGTGCCGGTCCCGCCAGGGCGCCAGCCCCCGGGGCAGAAATGGAAGCTTGGCGCCGCGCTGACCCCGAAGGTCTGCAGTCAGCAGGCTGGGTCGCCTCAAGGCATTAGAGAGACTTCGgcggtttctctctctccctcagtggGGACTCAGCGAAGGAGGACTCTTCCCTGGCCAGTGTCCCCATccccgcccccccacacacacacacagcgaccCAACACGGGCTGGCAACCTGCGTGGCGAACGTTGCCTCTTGCGTGGCCGggagaacccccccccccaaaaaaaaaccaaaaccctgcCAAGGGGGAGGGGTGGTCAGACAGCAGGAAGGCGCAGACGAGGCTCAGTTGTACCGCTCAGCGTTTACTTACGAAATTTGGGGCTGGTGGTAGTTTCTGgtgcggtggtggtggtggtggcggcggtgaTGGTggtagaagaggaagaggaggaggaggaggatacaGCATCCTGAAACGGAGACAGAGTCCAGGCGGGAGTGGAGTCGTGAAGGTAGGAGGAGGTAGCATATGCCGCAGTGGGCCAGGAGGGCATAGCCTGGGTACTGGGGACGCCAGGCCCCGGCGGTCGGGAGCCAGGCGCGCTGCTACTGAAGAAAGGGGCCGTGGTGGACAGGGCCGTCGGGGGGCCCGCGGTGTTCCGTGCCGTGGTGGAGCGCGGGCTGGCCCGGATAGGCACGCGGTGTCCCGGGAAGCGAGTGGGTGCCCGCGTGACGGTGGTCAGGCGCGTGCTAATCCGGTTGGGCGTCCTGGAGGAGGCGGAGGGGGTGGCGGGGGACGTGGTGGccgtggtggctgtggtggtctCCATAGCCTTGGGAAAAGAGCTGGGCTTGGAGAGGAAGAAGGGGTCCTGGCCCATCCCCTTGGAGTCCACCAGGTCTGTGGGCACGTACTCCTGGACGGAGCCCACCACGATCCATTTGAGGAGCATGAGGCTGAGCCCCAGGCCGATGAAGCCGATGAACAGAGGCACCACACACAGCCACGTCTGCTGCCGGTTCCACACGATGCAGTCGCTACAGCGTAACTCCCGGGGGGGCTCGGCCGCCCcttcgccgccgccgccgccgtccgGGCCCCcgcccgccgctgccgccgccgccgccgctgctgctgccgctgctgcggTGCCCTCCTCGGCTGAGGCGGCGGCTGCCGAAGCGGCACCAGGTGGCGAGGCAGCGGCCGCGCCTTCACTCATCCTAGGAGCCGGTCTTCACCTTCGCCCCCCGAGGGCCGCGCCAGAGGCATGGGGCCGCGCGGGCCGGGCGCGGGCGCGGGCGCGGGCGCGGGCTCCGGCGGCGGGCTAGGGCGCAGGCAGCGGCCGCCGCGGCCGCATGCAAATCGGCTCCctgccccccacgcccctccccccgagAGGCGGGCGACGGGCGGGGAGgagaggggcgggggaggggacgCGAGCCGGGGAGGGGGGCAGGCGGCGAGGAGCGCGCGAGAGGGGCGAGACGGGCCACCCCCACACCCCTGGCTCGGCGCGCCGCCGGCCCGGTCAGGGAGCGGCGGGGCGCGTCTGCAGCCCGCTGAGCGGCCTCCTGCGCACCGGGGCCCCGCgcccgccgctgctgctgccgctgccgcccCTGCTGCCACCGCTGCCCGCCGCCTGCGTGCGCTCCAGCCGCGCCCGCATCCTCGGGGCGCCGCGCCCGGCCCGCTCCCTAGGGCGCccgcccgcgccgccgccgctgctgctgccgccgccgccttcGGGCCTCAGGGGCCGACCCGGCCGGCCGCGGGACCCCGGGCGCCAGCGAGCCGCATTCCGACACAGGGGGCCCCGGCCCGGCTGCCGCTCGCCCGGCGCACCGCGTTCCTCAGCGGCTGCTCTCGGCGAAGCCCCGGCGCTGAGGTGCACCTGTTCTTCAGCCGGCCCGCAGCCAACCCTCGGCCAGCACTTGCCGGGAGAGACCAATCCGAGCGCAGCGCGGAGGGCGAGCGGCCGGCTCGCCTCGCTCCCGCCGCCCGCggccccgcgccgccgccgccgccgccgcccgagaGTCAAACTCCGGAGAGCGACGTCGCCGCCGCCACTAACCGGGAACTGTGGGGCGCGGGGGTGCCCGCAGCAGGGCGCCTTTGGAGCCGCCGCCGAGGAACCTCCTCTCCCCAAAACAGGCGGGCAGAGGATTGCGAAGGATGCTCCGGCTCCACAGGCCTGGCGGAGCGTGGGAAGGAAGAAGCTGGTGACCGCGTCGGGGCTGCCGAGCCACGCGGATGCCGGGCCGCAGGCGGCTCCAGGCGGGTGCGGGTGTGTGCGGAACCGCGGCGCGCGGGCTGCGATTCGGGCGGAGTAGCGCCTCCCACCAGCACCTAATGGTGGGTTCTTAATGCGCACAAGATAAATAAATGATCCAAGCAACaaccctcaccaccaccacctaccCTCCTTCCCCTATAGAGCTTTGTGTGTCCAAAGCGGCTCCGGACTAATTCTGGGTCCTTGGGGTCGGAGACTGACGCTGCGGGgctagggagctgggtgggggtgtgCGGGCAGGCGGGCTGGTGCTTGTGCGCGCCTATGCCTGGCATAGGTGTCAGATGAAGGGAGAACCACCCAGGTCCTAAAAGAGGTGCTTTGGAAGCCAAGGACCTTTATGCGGTCAGACCTGCCACACACCTCCATGCCGTTTATAACTTGCCttacctcctccccctcccccgccaaaaaaaaaaaaaaaaagcagtattgcCACTAGTTATCCGTGCGCCTACAGGCACACACGTCACACGGCAAGCGTTAGCGAGAGGCAAAATGTTAGACAACCAAGGTTGGTAGCCCACATCTCGCTCCCTGTTTCTTCTCTTGGACTGGGAAGCACCTGTGTGTAGCTTGCATCTCAGGTGCTGAGTAGTACCTGCCTGGAGTCCCCGGCTGCATAGAGAGGAAGCCAGGGGTGTGGCGCCAGATTAGCATAATCTTTGCTGATGGTACAAAAACCTAGCTTGCCAACTACCCAGATTCTCCGGTGTAAAGGGGAAACCAAAAACGAGCTGTTTTTTCCTCGAGGCTCCCAGAATGGGAGATGGAGATGAAAACCTGCTAACCCACCTCCCTAGCGCCGGCTGACTGGTACCGGCGACAGAGCCAGCCTTCTTTTATTGCCTGTGCAAAGAGGAAGTTTTTAAGGGAACCATGTTATTCAGAGCTGGTGAGCCCAGCGGTGCTCTGCGGAGAATGCATCGAATTGGAAAGCTCCCTGGGATTCGGTGCCTACCAGGGTGCCAGAGCCAAAGTTAATGGATTACTTTTGATGGCAGTAATGAGACTGTCACCTCTTTCGGTTGTAACACGGGAACTTTCCCCATAGGAAGAAAGCATTTGATTTTTAGCGTGATAGAACATGCTTTAGTCCAATAGAGCTGAATTAGTTctacaaattttaaatgaaaacccacCCCGTTCCCAGAGAAAGGCACAGTGCTGCTCAGTGATGTGTGCCTTGTGTGAGTGCTGTGTGTCTACCGCCCAATCTTTcttgcaaagcaaagcaaagctttCCCCCACAGGTCACTGAAATGATAGCAAGGACCACAGCTTGCTCTCTGAGACAGAAAGTGACTTGTCCAAAGAAACACTCGTGCATGGTTGGACGCCCGAAGTTGCCGTTGTAAAAGGAGAACGGAATGCGGCAGCCGCAGCCGCAGCTGCAGCCAGGGTGAGTCCTCCCTTTCCCAGTGTGTTCCTTCCAGGCTGTCTCAGTATGCTCAGGCTCATCTTCTTCCATCTTTGTAAACTCCCTCTTCTCGTTTCCACTTGACTTTCAAGGAGCTTCTGTGTGGTTCCTGACCGAGTTCCTTCTCTGGCAGATCCCAAACCACTGTACTGGCCCACCTGCTCTCTAACTGCTCCCACCCATCATGACCATCATCACTGGGAGAAAGAAACATAAATGCCAAGCACTCACTGTTTGGATAATCTTCCATTGGGAAAGAGTTGTTCCATGAAGATTTGGCTGGTGTCTCTCTCATGAACTTGCAGCTTTCCTGTGAGGCACCCTGATAGGCGGGTAAGCACTAGGACTGGGACCTGGGGGTGCTGCCAACAGTGGAGTCAAGGAGGAGTGGTAGACAGTACAGAGGTGTACTGATTGAAATTCAGCCTTCCTTTCAATGGCTCCAAAGTCCCCAAGCCAAGAGGCTCAGTGTCATCTGCCACCACGGAAAAAAATGTTTGATTAAAGCCCCTCTTTGGAACACAGGCTAAAAGTGATCCTCACTGCTTAACATCCCAAATGTGGCACGCCACAAACTATGTCCGGCCAACGGTCATCTACTTGCAGCTGGAGGTCTGGAGAAGGTGCCAGCTCCCAGGGAAAGCCACCCAACCTGTCGGCAGCAGGCATAATTGGAACATCCTTGGTGCTGACACAAACATCTGCTTCCATTACGTGCAGCCCTTATTCTAGGAACACCAGCTAACAGAGCTTCCATGAACTAGAAGTCAGGCACCTCGGGTCAAAACAAATGCTGCTACTGGCATGAAGCTTGTCTTTCAGTGGGAGAGACTGACAagaagaagacacacaaaaaagcataattttgttATTTACGAGGAAATGGGAAGTGCAATTTCAGATCACGAAGAACATGCCCTGTCTGTGTCAATTCACAGCACATCTCTTCAAACTCAAGGTCCCCAATCTCTTTACTATCACCTGAAGCCGATGAGAACTTGATAGTCATAGCCATGGAATAGCAAGATGCTGCTTTATTTATTGTGGCTTTTGTAAGTGGTGTAGTCAATTTAGAAGCCAATCAGGCCTGCGCTGTTCATAACTTCCTGATTCCAATGATATTGTATTACAAGCCAACATCATAAATTAAATGGCTGTAGATcatgcttccagcttcctgttcgtgGTAATGGCTCAAACAATTGAATTCCTAtccaccacatgagagacctggattgagtttctgacatgcaggcatttggggagtgaaccagtgaatgacaCTGTGTGTGTTCTCCTCTACCCACTGCCTCTCCAATACATAATAAATACAGAAACAGTAATATAATGGAATAAACAATAAAGCATAAATTATGCCAAGAAAAAAAGTGGGAAGGCAAGGGACTGCAGTTCTGTCTTAATCACGAAAGATGATTGCAACAACATTGGCAGACTTGAAGCATTGAGTGTCACCTAATTACACTGCTCTACATTGGGAAATACTGAGTATGGCATAATAAGACATGGCATGAAGAATTTTGAGTGAttgtctaagaaaaaaaaatagatgtgaaaTTTTAGTGGGTGTCGCCAGAAGACATAACCCGATTTTCCAAATAGGCTGAGAACTGAGAAAGTGACAGCTGGAGATGGAGGGAGGATTTTTGTGAAGCGGATTTCTTGAGCAGAAGCTGCGCTCTGAGTGCCACAGGCAAGGGATGCAAGTACACAGCCTTTGTACTTGAGGTAAAGAGGAGCTGCCAAGGAGGTCCTGGAGAGCTTACATGGGACCCCTGGCGTTCAGGCCAGTATCATTGGATTTGAAATAGACACACAAGCCTCAGAAATCCTGAGTGAGGAGCTGATAAAGTGGACTGTGACAGCAGAAAGACACTCTATCCATTTGCCAATCGCCAGAAGCATAAAGCCATTGCATGCGGCTAAAATCCCTCCAGAAGGGCCAGGGCTGTGACCTAAGGAGTTAACTCGCCACCTTcactggcagcatcccatatggacaccagttccagcttcctgctgatgtgtctgcgaaagcaacagaggatgacccccaagtactggggcccctgcattcctgcgggagacctggaagaaattcctggttcctgccctcagcctgccccagtcccaaccaatgcagccatgtggggagtgaaccagtggatgagggaattctctgtctctcctttcctcccctctccttctgtagctatgcctttcaaataaatgcaattaaATCTTTCATTAAGAAAAGAATCCACTTGAAGTGTCGTGTAAATACAGAGGAGCAGAAGTGAGCTACAGCCTCTGTGTTAAAGGATCTGTGAATGATGTAGGTAGATGTTTATGTAATTCCTTTTGCATCAATTGCAAACAGCATGTACTTTAGGGCGCTTTATTCTTGCTACTCAAAGTTGCCATGGTGTATGCCACTCTAATGATTGGTCTCCTTTTCTACATTTTTGTCTTTCTGACCATGGCCTCCTGTTCAAACATGAGtaagtccattttttttctgtctcagatGACAGTGCTGTACAATTGTATTATTTTGAAACATGTTTGTATTATCTAAAAGTGGAGATCTAGACAGACTAAAGCGATCTGCTGACCTTCCCAGGAACCAGTGCTTAGGAAAGGCCCAAGGAAATGTCTTCTCAGCAACGTTAGAAACAAAGACGATGGGTTCCCTTTGGCTGCTCCTCCCTCCAAACCGCAGGCTGAATTCCATTTGATGATGGGGTGAGTGTGAGAGAAGCTGCAGGTGGAGAAAGGATGCCATGTCAGCTCTCTGACATGCTCTGTTAaacccggaaaaaaaaaaaaaaaacctttgtctCAAGCTTTGTTATTCTTAAGAAGCTGAGAGTATTACGGCCGCATTCAGAGAGTTGATGTGATTTCATGTTTGTATTAAGTAATACTCTGGCTTCATCTCACCTGTGCTTTCTAGAAATCTACATTCTACTTTTGGAGATTTGGAGCTGAAACCTTCAGAATGCTCCCTGGGAGAAAACAAACAGATGATTCTACAAACTTCTGCACTGTTTCACTATCGTATGTCTACACCATGGAGAATTCCTGCTAAGCTACCCTGAGAACCATGACTGCAGTTGGCCTTGATACCAGCTCCCTGAGCCCTTGGTCCCCCAGACGCTGACACGTCCAATGTGGCCCAACCCTCTTGCGTCATCTGCTAGGAGATTAAACATGAAAGGATGAGTTTAGAGTGGCCACTCCTCCATCTCAGGTTTTTCTGAGGACTAGCCTATGCATATTTTCAGCTGCTTCCCAATCTACCTCTTGCTTTGTATATCAGATCTAAGCATATATTATTAACATGGATCAATCTTCATTA
This window harbors:
- the LOC131481774 gene encoding pro-neuregulin-3, membrane-bound isoform-like, giving the protein MSEGAAAASPPGAASAAAASAEEGTAAAAAAAAAAAAAAGGGPDGGGGGEGAAEPPRELRCSDCIVWNRQQTWLCVVPLFIGFIGLGLSLMLLKWIVVGSVQEYVPTDLVDSKGMGQDPFFLSKPSSFPKAMETTTATTATTSPATPSASSRTPNRISTRLTTVTRAPTRFPGHRVPIRASPRSTTARNTAGPPTALSTTAPFFSSSAPGSRPPGPGVPSTQAMPSWPTAAYATSSYLHDSTPAWTLSPFQDAVSSSSSSSSSTTITAATTTTTAPETTTSPKFRGGVYISSRVPSVSERNLRRAGSEPSEVGAGLPYCGENMSACAQSVGASP